Proteins encoded by one window of Streptomyces sp. NBC_01571:
- a CDS encoding endonuclease/exonuclease/phosphatase family protein — MDTAAAERTDERRARRPAGRRAGPWVSGALLAGVSVVVGCRAADTDGVTPVPQLLAFLPWLLAPLGLALLLALFARWRTGLVWGVVVLGAIAWFTEPHGKTREPVGSPVAELRVLTSNVQFGRGTPALIAAVRRERPAIVFVEECEYACSRALRNAFQRTGGPYPYRESVEGAGSDGSVIMSRFPLTKADGIRATMGMPGAVADVDGHPVRLQLAHPKPPLPGQVGLWRHELGELRAYAAADRATPTLIAGDFNASQDHAAFRHLLDTGLRDGSRLAGAPRTPSWPARTTPALGAQIDHVLVSEEFSAAGASFLSITGSDHRALLVDLTLHQPG; from the coding sequence GTGGACACTGCGGCAGCGGAACGGACGGACGAACGGCGGGCACGGCGGCCGGCCGGACGGAGAGCCGGGCCCTGGGTGTCCGGCGCGCTGCTCGCCGGCGTGAGCGTCGTCGTGGGCTGCCGGGCGGCCGACACCGACGGCGTCACCCCCGTGCCCCAGCTCCTCGCCTTCCTGCCGTGGCTGCTCGCTCCCCTCGGTCTGGCCCTGCTGCTCGCCCTGTTCGCGCGCTGGCGGACCGGCCTGGTGTGGGGGGTGGTGGTGCTGGGGGCGATCGCCTGGTTCACCGAGCCGCACGGGAAGACCCGCGAGCCCGTCGGCAGTCCTGTCGCCGAGCTGCGGGTACTGACCTCCAACGTGCAGTTCGGGAGGGGAACCCCCGCGCTCATCGCCGCCGTCCGGCGCGAGCGGCCCGCGATCGTGTTCGTCGAGGAGTGCGAGTACGCCTGCTCCCGCGCCCTGCGGAACGCCTTCCAGCGGACCGGCGGCCCCTACCCGTACCGGGAGTCCGTCGAGGGCGCCGGCTCCGACGGGTCGGTCATCATGAGCCGCTTCCCGCTCACGAAGGCCGACGGCATCCGCGCCACGATGGGGATGCCGGGGGCCGTGGCCGACGTCGACGGCCACCCCGTACGGCTCCAGCTCGCGCATCCCAAGCCCCCGTTGCCGGGACAGGTCGGCCTCTGGCGCCACGAACTCGGTGAGCTGCGCGCCTACGCGGCCGCCGACCGGGCCACCCCCACCCTGATCGCCGGTGACTTCAACGCCTCCCAGGACCACGCCGCCTTCCGCCACCTCCTCGACACCGGCCTGCGCGACGGCTCGCGCCTCGCCGGCGCTCCGCGGACCCCCAGCTGGCCGGCCCGCACCACCCCCGCCCTCGGCGCCCAGATCGACCACGTCCTGGTCTCCGAGGAGTTCTCCGCGGCCGGCGCCTCCTTCCTCTCCATCACCGGCAGCGACCACCGCGCGCTGCTCGTCGATCTCACCCTCCACCAGCCCGGATGA